GGGTCTGACCAGAGACTTCCTTACAGGAGCATCTCAACTACGTCACAGAGATTGCCCAGGATGAACTCTTTGTGTTGGACCCAGAGCTGCTGGCCACCCCCACCAGGCTTGCCCTAGAGGCCCCCCAGAGCCCCGACCCCACCTCTCCATCACCCCTATCTCCCAGGCCCAGGTGTGTACCCCAGACATGTCCCTGGGTGTGCGGGGAAGAGGGGATCCTGCGGGCCGGGGGCAGTGATCTGGTCCAGAGCAGCCTTGCCCATGTCTTCCCCTCCTCTGTTCTCAGGCCAGACCGAGGGGATGCCGTGCCCCCAAAAGGTGAGGCGCTTTGTCTTTGTCTGCGGGTGCTAGACATAGAGGTGAGGAATGGGGGTGCCCCTTCTCGCTGGTGAAGCTGGCAAGGAAGGAGAGTGGGCAGCTCTTCTCTCCGAGCCCCTTCTAAGTTGGCCAACAGATGGCCAACCTGAGCATGGGTCCAGCCCCCCCGAGCCCCTGCCCTCTCCGGGAAGAActgaagagaaagggaatagGTGCAGATATGGCAAGCCTAGATGCAGGGTCTGTGGGGAGGGCACCAATGGCGGCACTGCCAAAGGATGCCCAGTCCTGGCACCACAGGGTAACCTGCAGGTTTCTCTCTGTAGGTGAAGGTTTGATAGAAGCTGCTGAGAACAACGACGTCTGTAAGGTACCGCCATGGGCCCTCCTGCCCCAGGGTGCCCACGAGGGACCCCCAGACCCTTCCGGGCCTGGTGACTGGCACTGCTgcttggggagggaggggagtagCCAGGGAGAGGAAGCTGGAGGGAGAAGAGGCCGGGAGCCCAGAAGCCGGCCCCCTGGGCCCCTGCCTCCTGTCCCCCCAGTTCCAGGAGCTCCACCGAGCCGGCGGGGATCTGATGCTCCGCGACAGACAGGGCCGCACCCTCTTGCACCATGCAGTCAGAGCCGGGAGCAAGGAGATCGTCCGCTATCTCCTGGACCATGGTGAGACCCGGGGGCCCTCGCCTTCCCAGACAGGGTTTGGGAGTTCCACACCGCCGTGCTGCCTGGGTGAGGGTGGGGCTTGGTGTCCTTCCCTGTACGTGGGTTTGGGCCGGTGATTTCCTTCCAGCTCCGAATCCCACGACTCCGGGGTGGGGGCCCCTTGCTTCGGGCATCTGCTTCCTACTCGGGGTGTCTGACCTTCCCGCCCCCCTCGTCTTCCAGCCCCGACAGAAATCATCGATGCGGTAGAAGAGAAGTGAGTGTGGAGGCCCCCTTAGCCCTCTGctgctggggagggggagggggaaatggacCTGGGCGGGCCTGCCGCCTCCTGGACCCCACCAGCTGCTCCTCTTGCAGCGGGGAGACGTCCCTCCATCAGGCGGCGGCCCTACGCCAGCGCACCATCTGCCACTACATCGTGGAGGCCGGAGCCTCGCTCATGAAGACTGACCTGCAGGTACTCAGCATGGGGAGGCCccgtgctgggggggggggatggggaagcTCCCATGGTCAGGAGTTGGGGGGCTTCTGACAGTGAGACACGGGTGGCTTTGGGAAAGGAGGGGCCCGCCTCACCGACGTCTCCTGGTCCTCAGGGCGATACACCGAGGCAGCGGGCAGAGAAGGCACAGGACGCGGAGCTGGCCGCCTACCTGGAAAACTGCCAGCACTACCAGATGATCCAGAGGGAGGACCAGGAGACGGCCGTGTAGCCCGGCGACCCCAGGAAGCCAGACGGGGAGGCCGGGATCCTCCCGGGCCCCGGGACCAGGATGGCCGGGTGCCGGGCGCGAGGCCGTGGCCTCCCTTGTCTTACTGCTACATTCCACTGGGCCGAGCGGCAGGGCCGTGGGGGGACCCCGCCTGGGGAAGGAGCCCCGTGGCTGCCCTGAGCCCGCGGGCCTGGATCGGGAGAGCCTGGGGCGACGGCCCACCCCTGCCCCCCTCCCGTGCATGCTTCTTTGCCTGGCTTGCCAGCCCATCTCCATCCCGAGGGCCAGTGAGCCTGGCCCCGGCAGCCTCTGTCCCCGGGAGGCGGACCACGTCCGGAGGAGGTGGGGAGCAAGAGATGAGAAGGGTCCAGAGAGGCCCCTGAGGCAGACCGGATTGGGGGGGGACAATGCTGCTGGACCCCAAGCTGTCCTGCCCACCTTGGTGGTGGAGCCCGGCCCCCCTGGCCCCCCAGCCCCCACTGCCTTTGCCCCGCCCCGCCACCCCatctcctcctcatcatcatcgcAGACAGGACGGTCCCTGCCCGGGACAGGCGTCCATCCGGCATGGGGGGGTCGGGGGGGACCCAGGGAAGCTTGTCTTGGTGTGATGTTTACAGCCCAGCTGGGTGTGACTCAGTAAAATGGATGTTTTTCCTACTTGGTTTCTGTTCTTGGGGTGTGTGGGGGCCAGAGGGCTCCAAGACAGGCTGATCTTGGGGGGCCATGGAAAGGAGAGAGCTCTGGCTTTGGTGCCGGggttctatgcctcagtttcctcatctctaaaaaggCTGGGCTGGGACCCCTCCCTCCAGCCCTAAGGTGGAAGTGGGCCGGaggactggattcaaatcctggtgCTGCCACGGGTCGTGTGACCTTGGTGCAGTCACTCGACCCTCCGAGCCCCCcctcttttcatctgtaaaatgggcggGGTGGCTGAAATGATCTCGGGGTGGTCAGCGTCCTGGGGCCTGCTTGTCCCTAATCCAGATCTTGGGATCCAAACTGGACCCAGGGAGACCGAGGCCGGCTCGGCCCGGCCCCCCGGCTGCCCGCGGGCCTGGGGCTGCCCCAGAAGGAGCCTCAGCGCCCCGTTTGGAGTTCTGGCCGGGCCCCCGTGGGGCGGGGCACAAGAGCCCGGAAGGGCCCCCCCCCCGGGGATAGGGGGTCACCCTCCTGGCCGCCCGAAGCATGGGATCACAGCCGCTGCCCCCGAAGTGGGGGGCCCTCACAGCGCGGCGTGCGCGGGGGGCGCACGGTCCCCAGGGCCAGGAAAGAGGAGCCCGGGGGCCCCCGTGCTGGGGTGCTGGGGGGGGGTCGGAGGCGCAGAGCTCGGGGCGCCCCCCGGCCAGGGCCGAGGGGCGGGGCGAGGCGGCCCCCGGGAGGGTCGGGGCGGCCCGGAGCCCCTCCCCTGGGTgggccgggggcgggggcccATGTGACCGGCTCAGACCGGTTCTGGAGACAAaaggggccggggccggggcgggcctGGGGCGCGGCGGAGCCGGAGCAGCGACCACCCTGCAGCCAGGAGCCCCGGAGCCCCAGCGGAGCAGCGGCggcgccgggccgggccgagTGAGCCCCGGGGCGGCGGGGGACgagcggggggcggcgggggggcCCGGGCACCCCTGGGGGAGGGTCCGAGGCTCCCCCTaaccccccatccccccccaggATGCAGCTCCGAAGCTTCCTTGTGCTCACGCTCCTGGCCCTCCTGGCCCTCGCCTCCGAGGCTGCAAAGAACAAGAAAGGTGAGGGGGGCTaagggagggggcggggggcCCCCGCCTTGGGGTGCAGAGAGCTGAGCCGGCCGCCGCCCCGGCCCCTCCTTTCAGACAAGGGCAGGAAGGGCAGCTCCGAGTGCGAGGAGTGGTCCTGGGGCCCCTGCACCCCCAGCACCAAGGACTGCGGCCTGGGCTTCCGAGAGGGCAGCTGCGGGGGGGAGACCCGGCGCCTCAAGTGTAAGGTCCCCTGCAACTGGAAAAAGGAGTTCGGAGGTAAGGGAGCCCCCCCACCCCCGGGGGCAGCAGGGCTGCTCCTGCCCGGAGAATGGGGGGCCGAGGGCCCGTGGGGGAGGCGGGGCAGCCTCCAGCTGGGGGTCAGGAAGGCCGGGGAGAccgcggggggccggggggccacCTGGAgaggcgcgggggggggggggcagccgcAGGCCCTGACCCCGCCTTCTGCCTCTGCCCTTCTCTAGCCGACTGTAAATACAAGTTTGAGAGTTGGGGCGCCTGTGATAGCAATACTGGCACCAAAACCCGCCAGGGAACCTTGAAGAAGGCCCTCTACAATGCCCAGTGTCAGGAGGCCATCCGGGTGACCAAGCCCTGCACCCTCAAGGCCAAGGCCAAGCTCAGAGGTCAGGATGGCCCCTCGGGTCAGCGCCCCATCCCCAGGGAGCTGGCCTCGGGCCTCCCCGGCAGCTGCCGTGTGACATAGCCCTTCTCCTGGGGCTGGGCTGGGCAGGGGGGAGCAGAGATGGGGAGTGAGTGGGGAgagggctgggggaggggcacaTATGCCAGCCCTCCTCATCACTCACCCATCTTTCTGTTTCACAgccaagaaagggaaggggaaggactAGACCCCGAAGCACCACCTGACAAGGGAGGCTCTGCCTCTGGGGGACTCCTGGATGCCctcccttacccccccccccacctccccttcCCAGCCCCCCCAGAATTTATTCTACACCAGGTGCCTTGTTTCTGATCATTAGCTTTATCAATCACGAAGCCCTCCTTCCCGCTTCCCCCCATCATTCCCAGCCCTTCCCCAGCACCCTGGGGTGAAGGggtgaagggaggagggagggaccAGGTCTCCCCTTTCGGACCTGGCTCCCCCTCTCACCCCAGGGATATGAGCTCCAATTTCAGCCTAGCCCCAGAGCCTTATTCAAACCATCacctttattaaaaaagaaaaaataaagtcctttttttcaataaaagccttttgtttttaatatataaaagctCCCTTCTCTATTAATTTAGCTACAATGTGGGGAGAAGATTCTCTGGGGTttaagagggagagggagaggaaggggtgAGAACGGAGCCCCAGAAGGCTGGGCCAGAGGGGCTGACCAGACGGAGGACAGTGCCTTCCCGGCCGCCATTTCCACACAGTGCTGATGGGAAAAGGAACATCTCTTTACAAATGAAAACCAGATCCATAAGTTTTGGGCCCCGGCCCAGACTCCTCCCATTGCCCAGAAGCAGACACCCTGCTGCCCAGTGGGTAGGGCTTGGGGAGACGGAAGGAAGTGAGGCCGGACCTCTGGGCAGCCTGTCCAAGCTCAGGGTCGGCTCCGCTCTGCTCTGGGTGTCCAATCCCCCTCGAAGGATCCAGCCTTCTCACCCAGCCCTGCCCCAGACGTGCCCTTCGTGGGGCTAGTGTGGAAGAAACCGAGTTACCCCCACGAGAAAACAGGCATGCACCGGAAGGGACCCTTCCTAcggagagaaactgaggctcagagagatggCCTGCCCGAGGCAGTCTGGCCAAACTGGACAGATTTTCTCACTGCTCTGGAGGTGTCCTTGTCTTCCCTCCacctctcccccccacccttctctcctttcttctctccctcctcagctCGTTCTCTCTTCCCGTCTTCCCTCCCTcttgtctctgtccctgtctcgtCTCCCTTACATACACCCCCCCACAACTCACaccacacacacaacacataccattcacacacacacacacacacacacacacacacacacctcacacacacaacacacacaacacatacattcacacacacacctcacacacaacacaacacacacacaacacataccattcacacacaccacacacaacACATaccattcacacatacacacctcACACAACACACACAACATACCATTCACACACACACCTCACACACCTCACACAACACATACCAttcacacacacaccacacaacaCATAcaattcacacatacacacacctcatacaacacacacacaacacataccattcacacacacaccacacacaacacacacacaacacataccATTCACACACACCTCACAgaacacacacaacacataccattcacacatacacacctcACACAACACACACAACATACCATTCACACACACACCTCACACACCTCACACAACACATACCAttcacacacacaccacacaacaCATAcaattcacacatacacacacctcacacaacacacacacaacacataccattcacacacacaacacacacaacacacacacaacacataccATTCACACACACCTCACAgaacacacacaacacataccATTCACACACACCTCACaccacacacaacacacacacacacacacatatacacacacaccctagcctcccttccttcccatgtGAGTGTTTCAGGAGTAAGAGGGGAGGTCCTGAAGGAGGCTGTGGGTGCAGGGCCAGCAGGCCAGGTCTCCTTTCCAGGGTGCCACCGAGGTTGCCCAGGGTGCTGCTGGGGCCGCCCTTGCCCCCAATTCAAACAGATACACGTTAGTCACTAGAAGCTGCAGAGCATCCCTTTGGCTCCCCTTAGCCTCCGAAGCCATccccatggggaggagggagatggGGAGACCGAGGCAAGCGCTCAGGCCCAGCTCCCCTCTCCAGACCGAGAGGGTTGACAGTAGTAAGGACCGAGTCCTTGGATTGCACAACAACCCCCAAAGGCCAGGGAGCCTCGGGGGGAGTAAGGGGGACCGACCCACTGGCCAGGCTGCAGAGAGGGAATTGGAATAGACTGGAGGGTCAGGCTGAACCCTGCATGCAGGTGGGGTAAGGGCAAGCGCTACCATTTACACGCTGGGGTCAGGGGCCCACTCCTGGTACAGTTGAACCCTGAGAGCCAAGAGGCCCAATTTCCTCCTCCCTACCCCTCCATCCATCCAAGAAGCCAGGTATCCTCAGGTCCATCCGACCCCTTCTGATGCCTCCTCCCCACCATAGTTCTGACAACTGGGGCTCAAGCGAGACCTTGCCCTCCGGAAGCCACATCCCTGGTACCTCGGCTAGCACCCCACCCCCCCCTTTTACCAACCACCCCGGGTTTTCACTGAAGTGTCAGAGATTGACTCCCTGGATACAGGCCGTCCCTTCTTCCAGTCTCCCCCCAAACCCTCTCCCCTCCAATCTCCAAATAAGGGTTATCCTGTTCCTTCTGCCCAGAGGTCTGTTGGGTCTGGGCCTTTCTTGAGGTCCTGAgaagaatccacagaacctctCTAGATCCAAAGTCCACCTTGGGCCCACCAGTGGCTCAGCCCAGTGGACCCGCTCTCTGCACTTGGAGACCAGGTGACGGGGAGAATTTGAGGCCCAAGCCTCCCAGATTTTCCACTCTGGTGACTGGACACACACTGGGGACGCTCCAGGACCTTTTCTGGCCAACCTCCGGGGCCCTAGGGAAAAGGGTGCCACCTGTCCAAgtcttgtctcttctcttctcttgagTGGGACAGGCGGCGGGCCAAAGGGAGTCACCCTGGAACTGCTCAGATCCCAGAGTGGTCAGAAGTCCCCATCTGCAGAGCCCATGCCCACTTACCTAGCAGTACCAATGTTTCTGTACTGGCACAGGAGCAAGTGTTTGAAGGTCTTCTTGAAGGTGGCATTGCAGAGGGCATAGCAGGCAGGATTGATGGTGCTGTTGACATAGCAGAGCCAGTAGCCAATGGACCACACGGTGTCAGGGACACAGCTCTGGCAGAAGGTGTTGACCAGCACCATGACATTGTAGGGCGTCCAGGTGACAATGAAGGCCAGCAAGATGGCGAAGATGGTCCGTGTCACCTTCCTCTCCCGCGCTGCCATCTGCCGCTTCTTCCTCACCTGATTGCGGGCAATGCTGGCAAACTTGCGGGCCACATTGGCGGCCGGGCGCAAGCTGGCCGGTGTGGCAGGAACGATCTCGATGGCCGTCACGCACTCGTTCCCCGTCTGCTTTGTTACGATCTGTATCTTGGACCACTTGGAGGTTGGATTGAGCGCTCGTGGGCGTGGGGGTAGGGGGGTGGACGGGCTGCAGCCCGTCTCGGCTGTCGACCCCTCGGTCAGGGGCCTCTCCCTGGTGTTCTGGGTGACACTGGCAGAGCTGGACTCGTTGGATGTGTCCTTCTCCTCTGGGGGCTTGGGGGGAAGCAGGACCGGGGGAGGGGCCTCCTCCAGCCTTCCATTGCGGACCTCCTCCTTCCCAGGCTCCACTGGCTTCCGACTGGGGTTCTTGCTACTCTGCTTCATAAGGGGGCTCCGGAGGAACGAGAGGCTCTTGGCCTTCTTCTCCTTGGGCCCCTCGGGACGGTGCTTGTGGACCCGGCTGCGGCTAGCCAGGGAGATGTGGATGTAAAGCACGGTCATGATGACCACGGGCAGGTAGAAAGCCGCGATGGCCGTGCCAAAGGTGACCGCCGGGTTGGACAGGAACTGGATGAAGCACTGGTTGTCCGGCACCGTCCGCTCCCCTACTACAAACTGCCAGAAGAGGATGGCCGGAGCCCAGAGGACGAAGGAAAGCACCCAGGCGGCGGCGATCATGAGACCTGCCATCTTGGTGGTACGCCGGGCAGGGTAGGTGAGAGGCTTGGTCACACAGAAGTAGCGATCAAAGCTGATGATGAGCAGGTTCATCACGGAGGCGTTGCTGACCACATAATCTAGCGCCAGCCACAAGTCGCAGACCACAGCCCCGAGAGGCCAGTAGCCCTTGATGATATACACAGTGTAAAGGTTCATGGAGAAGGCCCCAATGATGAGGTCAGCACAGGCCAGGCTGAACAGGAAGTAGTTGTTGACGGTCTGCAGCTGCCGGTTGACCTTGATGGAGAGCATGACGAGGATATTGCCCACAACCGTCACCAAGCTCAGGGAGCCGGTCACGGCGGCAATGAACACCATCTCCACCGTCTCGTATCGGTTGGGAGCGGCGGGCATCGCCTGCACTGACTGGTCAGACTGGTTGCCGTAGCTGCTATTGACTGGAGTGAAGTTTGCCATCTTAGTGGCTCAGGCCAGACACCAGAGATGGCACCAGATGGGGATCACAGCTGGACTcctgaggaaacagagaaaggaagagtgGAATGAAGAGGGCAGCAGGCTCCTGAACCTCCCTTCAATTCCCTCCAGCAACGCTCTCGACCCCAGCCTTCATCTGGCCCCTCAATCTGTCCTGAATGTTTCACGGACATctcaaaaagttatttatttaaggcaacagggttaagggacttgcccaaggtcacaaagctaggtgaCTATTCagtgtcttaggtcaaatttgaactcagctcctcctgactccagggcccatgcttcatccactgtgccaccttagctgccccatgCACTGACATTTTCAATGTGTTTTCAGCAATACCAAAATAGGAATAGCTACTCATTTTACTGGTATCTAGAGAATTCCTAGGTGAGATAACTCTACCAATATAGACTGGCACGTTGTCTTATGAtaggtgatggtgatgatgatgatgatgatgaggaggaggatggaGAATGGTAATAAGTCACACTTAAAACAAAACTCTACAGAAGTGATTTCATTTGAAGGCAGTGATCTATGTAGTAG
The Macrotis lagotis isolate mMagLag1 chromosome 3, bilby.v1.9.chrom.fasta, whole genome shotgun sequence genome window above contains:
- the MDK gene encoding midkine; translated protein: MQLRSFLVLTLLALLALASEAAKNKKDKGRKGSSECEEWSWGPCTPSTKDCGLGFREGSCGGETRRLKCKVPCNWKKEFGADCKYKFESWGACDSNTGTKTRQGTLKKALYNAQCQEAIRVTKPCTLKAKAKLRAKKGKGKD
- the CHRM4 gene encoding muscarinic acetylcholine receptor M4 is translated as MANFTPVNSSYGNQSDQSVQAMPAAPNRYETVEMVFIAAVTGSLSLVTVVGNILVMLSIKVNRQLQTVNNYFLFSLACADLIIGAFSMNLYTVYIIKGYWPLGAVVCDLWLALDYVVSNASVMNLLIISFDRYFCVTKPLTYPARRTTKMAGLMIAAAWVLSFVLWAPAILFWQFVVGERTVPDNQCFIQFLSNPAVTFGTAIAAFYLPVVIMTVLYIHISLASRSRVHKHRPEGPKEKKAKSLSFLRSPLMKQSSKNPSRKPVEPGKEEVRNGRLEEAPPPVLLPPKPPEEKDTSNESSSASVTQNTRERPLTEGSTAETGCSPSTPLPPRPRALNPTSKWSKIQIVTKQTGNECVTAIEIVPATPASLRPAANVARKFASIARNQVRKKRQMAARERKVTRTIFAILLAFIVTWTPYNVMVLVNTFCQSCVPDTVWSIGYWLCYVNSTINPACYALCNATFKKTFKHLLLCQYRNIGTAR